agccgCTGGACTTGTAACCCACACCGCTCGGCCGTCACTAAGCATTTGGTTGTTTCTAGGAAACgattcctcaaaaaaaaaaaaaaaaaacagcagcgagCGTGAAATATGTCATTGTCGTTTCCCTGGCAACCCATATAAACGTACGCCGCAATCCACTGGCAGGCGGCGTGACTGTGCCgctctcctctgtgtctccgCGCACATGCAGGCGTATGCTTCTATTAATGTCTCCAATATCTCCGCAGACACTCACACCATCTATCAAGGGCACCTTTAAACAACTGTCCCCTCTGTACCCCCCCTTCCCTGACAACTGAACATCATCAATCTAACCGTTTACTACTACTTTATTTCCCACTCCATTAGTTTCTAAGACACAGAGTTGcacaatgagagagagagaacaggggTGAGACTGGGTGGGCGGCTACAGATGGTGTGACAAAAACGAAAAAGTTTTTCTCCTTGGAGagataaaatgtaatttcacaGTGAACTTGCTGTGATATATTATTAACAATAGAGTGGGCTGGTATGAGCCCTGCTTGGCACCTGCATCGAGCAGTTTGAACATCTACAATGGCTTTCTGGAGATGATTTGGTGTGTGAACAGAatattcaaaaaagaaaaatcacacgAATGATGCAGCAGGAGGTTTTAGTCCAGTAAATCAGCAGGAGCACAATCGACAAAaagaaatccatttttttttagagtTATGTCCAATAAAATAATTCTAACTTTTTGATCCAATGTACTTGGTGTAGTACGCTTTAGTGAGAATGATTAACCCAATTTAAAAACAGTCCcctagggaaaaaaaaaaaaaagacaatcgCCCATTCATCAACATATTTGCAGTGAGACAGTTCAGACAAATTAAAGACTCTAAACATCATTTATTCCAGTAGCTGCACTCCCTCATTGCTCCTGCTTcaccattacacacacacagttatccAAGAGCATGGAAAAGCATTGATAGAAGCCTCGTGCTTCATTAGCCACAGTCTCCCTCAGCCTGAGAGGCACTTACACAATATCAAACACATTCAACACGAACCTTTTCACTGCACACAGACGCGTCATGTGAGCAATGGGctaatttcaattaaaaaaacaataccgGCGGACATCCATTGAGCGGTGTCTTCGTCAAATACTATATTATTAAGTCGGCCAGTTGGCGTACGAATGCTATCACGCGCCAACCAACCGCACCCATTTTTGTATTCGTCTCCATCGTCAAAGTTTGCTGCTCTTCTGAAACTGGGACACCAGCCCCACCAGCTGCTCCGACGCACTGATGACCTTGTTCTGCAGGTAGAGGGCGCTGTTTTTGGACGTCTCGTTCAGGAAGTAGCGATAGTTCACCATGATGCCGCAGGAGTTTGCCACGCCCCTGGGGCTGGTGTCGGCGCTCCAGTTGAGCCGCCACATGGTGGCGCCGTTCTGCAGGTGGAAGTTGGCCACCGGGTTGAGAGCGTAGCCGCGCCTCTTCTCCCCGTACAGGTACCAGGCACACAGGCGCATCAGGACGGGCTCCAGGACGCGGGTCAGGCGCTCGGAGCGCGTCCACTCGCCGGTGGCGATGAGCTTGCGGAGGGCCTCGATGGCCGCAGGCCCCGGGGCCGAGTCGACGGCCTGTTCCACCTGCTCCCACTCCTGCTCGGACAGGAGGTCGGAGCCCCGGCCTTCCTTCTTGCACTGGCCGAGCAGACCTTGGAGCCAGGAGGAGAAGCCCGGGATCGGAGACAGGCTGGAGAACTGGGCCATGTGAGGGAACTCGCTCTGGAAGACACGAAGAGGGGCAGCGCTTCAGGGTGAGTATTCATTAACTGGGCGAGTGTGTTCTCGGACATTTCTGGTTTGATGTTGGTGGTGATTTTGGGAGCTCGCCGGGGGCAATAAAGACGTTGACCACTGCAGGCATGACGCACTCTTTTAAAAAGGTGTTTAGTTGTCCCCAAAGAAGAAGGGAGCCGAATCGTATCcatcaaaatcaaaaatcaaaataACACGCGTGTTTAATAGGTCTAAATGCTGTGCAAATATGTAATTGTTGCATTAGGTGCGAGCGCATTTCTGAGATCAGTAGCAAGATCGTCCCTTCATTGATTAACTCGGTGTGATTCAGGGTTTGATACTTTTCTCCTGGTCTTTAGTCATTGTAGAGCCAATTGGAACAGTTTTTCATTTGTGATCTCTCCTAAGATGTTGGATGCTTTGCAGATTATCCCATGGTAGCATGAAAATAtctaaactttaaaaaaggaaatcgCAGAATCCTTTGCATGCCTGCGTAGGCACTTAAATGCAGAGCCGCCTCAAAAAGCTCAGCGAGAAGAAACCAGAAGGGAAAGAAGCGATTTGATCTTCACTCACAGGGGAACCAGCTTTGTAAAGGTGGAAATAAGCGAGACGAACCCTCAACCTCggtatcaaaaacacattttttttattttttatttgcgctcggcctgcagctccggccttcagctcctcagACACGCAGTACATTACAAATCCACTCCATTGCCCTGCTGATGGAGATGGatggcctcctccctccctccctcctgttctcctcctcatcgGTGCCGTGCTCTCTTCTCTTTAATATCTATCCGCTCACCTTCAATACCTGTCCTCTTCCACTCACTCGCCTCTCCCCCAGgtctccgcccccccacactctcctcccaccaaaaccatcttttttttttttgtactgtcCATCTTTGCACTCCGGTCTCTGGGTATATAAGTGACGGATTGATGTGGACGGCAGAGGGGTGAAAGTCGCCGCAGATAAGTGTCTGACACCCCCTGCAGAGCTGCGCTGCTTCGCGACATAGTCTCCTTTTGATCTTCCTTTTGAATTGGTCCTCTCACTTACATGTATTCTTGTATCGGGAGCTTCTACTTTTAACTAATGGGTGCTCACAACGGGATGAGGAGGATGGAAAAGACGGGTAGTTGGAAATAAGGAAAGAGGTGATAAGAAAAgtaagagagaaaaagggagaaaccGCAGCGCCGGACATGTGCTCTGGGGGCCAATCGATAAAGACaagaccgacccccccccccccccccccccccgtcccgccgccttgaccttttctttttccactctATCATCTATCCATCAGCACAGTGGTCCCGGTGTGTCTCCGCCActctttctcttcccttttACATAAAACCCTGTCAGAAAGCTAAGCCCTCTGCACAGTACAAGTTTGCAAATTTGTGTTGTCGAGTCTCGAGCGATGCACTTCCACTGATGGGGTCGAGTGATCGTCTCCCACTCGCGCCATGAAAAAGTAATAACAGTGGTGGagggctttggataaaagtgtccaGAAAAAGGAATGGAGGATCGAAAAGTTCAGGTtctctgcagttttttttttttatgcgtGTTAGTAGCGACATATTACAACCAGAATCATCTGCTTTAAAATGTTAACACGTCTTATTCTGTAggatgatttttctttttatctacCAAAAGAAAGCTAGCTAGTTAAGCAGCTATATTGACAAATTGATTTTTTCATTggctaataaaaataaatgaacttttGATGAACCAATATCTTCTATCTATCTAACATTCCAGCGCTTTAGTAACAGAAGCTACACATTCTATacagaaaaatacttttttgcagATGCAATTTGATGAGGTTACGAGCTTGATTTCAACataaacattaataaaaaaGCAGACAGcctcagaaaaaaaatgaatatggcCTCATCGGGTAGTGAGTCTACTTTGCTCTCCGACACAAACAGCAAATGCTGAAGCAGAAAATGCAAAATCTGTTGAGCTCACTGGAACGTATTTGTGCCATTAATATAAATGGCgacgagggaaaaaaaaaaaaagctcaatcaAAACAGCTGTTTGAAAAACTAAAGCGCGCGATGCTTAAAGCATtgaaacgtgtttttgttttttttgtacgcCGTTAAGAGCTACTTTCCATCCATTACATCGGTTTCCAACGGTCCTTTCAATCATCCAATCGTTTAACAAGAGCTTGCTGCAGCATTAAGGGCTCATGGACGAGATTTCCTTGCCACCCATCGAGTGACGAAAGccctgtacgtgtgtgtgtgtgtatatatatatatatatatatatatataaactttttgttttaataaagcgCCGCAACATCCAATCGTAGTTCCGCGGCTTCAGCTCTTCTCACTGACCGTTGTCCCGCTCTCCATCCCACGCCCACTCGCACTCACCTGTAGTTCTCGGACCACCCTCTTGATGAGGTAGTTGCCGAGCTCCACCCCTTGAAGGCCAGCTTGTGTGGAGGAGATGGAGTAGAAGATGGCGGCGTTGATCTTATTCACGTCCTCCTCGGAGTCGAGAGTTGCGAACTCACGGACGATACTCTGAGGaaagaaattatattttttttttctccccccaccgACGACCTGTGCATCACCCAGACAGAAGCACGTTCTCGCTGTGGCTAGATAGCTGCCATCAATGCAGGGCTCTCCTGCAGCGGAGGATGGCGTTGCTGTATCTCACACCATGCACTGTTGTCAAAAGGGCCGTTTCCACGCTGTAAATACCAAGTGAAGGAAGTCGGCAGCGCGCCCAGAGGGATGTGCCGGTTTAAAGGTCtcagtattgtttttttcacacaagCACAAATCCATTTGTCAGCTGAGAAGGGGGACAATGTAATCCCAGATGCTTAACTACCCCCCCTCCGCTGGTGTGTTGTGAGAGACAAACTATTACCACAGCCTGTAGCTATCCATTCTCACCTGGATGTTATCAGAGATGTCTTCAGTGAGGGCCACGTGTAGCACAACCAGGGGTTCCCCCGGCATGGCGGCATGGGTGAAGGCGTAGCAGCGGCGGTACGGCCCAACCCTGCGCTTCAGGTCCGTCCAGTTCCTTACAGGGTGCACGGCCTCGtacctggtggggggggggagggcgggggctgAGGGTTATTCACCAAGTCCTGCCCTTCTCAGCTTCTGTCGCTACACCTGCCAAGCTCTCCGTTGTGTGCGATACATGTGCACTTGACAGCGATATCGGGGGCACTTGaaattatttgtcatttttggcTCATAGAGAAACTGACTTTATGACGTTTCCAGCTGGTGTGACTTGAATGTGCCCTTTATGGCTGTGATAGGAGTTGGATCTCACATTTTGTCCATGTTTAATATTAGAAAACCCTGCCTGTACctacaaccaaaaaaaacagtatCCCAGCAGCGCTCTAACTATGTTTGTTGAGCTGTGATTGGAGAATCTGTGTTCAGAGGGCGGGGTTTTGCATTGCTGCACAACTGTATGACTCAAGAGACTGTGATAACAGAAGGAGGGGAAAGCTGCTTACTGGCTGATCCTCTGTAGGATGTCACAGGGAGACTGCCAGGTGATCCTCTCCAGTCGAAGCAGACCCACAGAGAACCACTCGGACAGAAGGCTCTTCAGTGTGCCGTTCAGGTCCTGgcggaggaaaaagaaaaaaaaaaagttgagttTACATCCACAACCAGGGAGGATTATTGAATATTCACCACGTTCCTTCCTTTGATGGGCAGCGCAGGCGCCTGTCCTTCAGGAAAATGAAAGCTGAATGGTACattggtaaaataaaacaataatctgATTCATGTGGAAAGGAACATTATGCTCTCCACTACATTAGCTTTTACTTTGCTATGGGGGATTTTTGGGGGGTTATTCCTGTATATTTCGTGAAGGAGAGACACCAGAAGTGTTTTCATTAAAAATTACAACTTTTACAGGACGATAAAAAGCGGTGGATGAACAGTCCTCACGGGCCTTAGACATTTTTATTGAGAGAACTTTATTGACTGGCTTCCAGCTCGCTCGAGTTTGTCTGTTGGCTGTAAACAATTCCAGGCCGCTTTCATTCACAGTGTGTTGAGGCGTACGGCCCTGTAGACGCTTGTAAGCGGTTAGGACGTTTTAACATCATGAGTGGTGCTATTTTTGAGCTTGCGACGGGTAGAGACGAGGCACCCCAATAAACAACTTGCCATTTCAAAGCAGGCCCGTCGTCCCGCGAAGGTCAGACTTCATTTAAAGCAAATCtcttgcaaacacacaaacaagcggaCGTGCCGCAGCCAAGCAAACACACTCAGGCACATAAATACAGCTTATATTGGCAGATTCCTTGCATCCCTTTAATAACAGCTTGTCAGTCATAACAATGGCTAATATAATCAAGCTCCATTACCGTCATGGTGTAAAAGCCACTGGCTGCGATCCTCTGCGAGCCACTATCAAAGTATTCCCCACATACACGCATTAAACACTGCATTATGCAGCTCTGTGGTTCACAGGTCTCCCGCTGGAAAACTGCAAGGAGCCAATCAAAAGTTTGAGACACATTGCTGCTTGttgtgaatatgtgtgtatCGGAgttccttttttacctcacaaaCTGCCAGAAGTGAAATAATCTATGAAAAACAGCCAGTAATCCCAGCGGCGCATTTCTGTGGGAAAACGCGGCGGATAAACAACCCACGAGAGTGCAGCCGCTGGCCAATTCTCTCCCACTCAGAAGAAAGGCCCGACCGAGATGTGTATTTCATTGACCTAGCGGAAGACGTAGTCTTCTGACGTGTACGGGTCTCGAATCAAAAAGCCTGAGGTTAGGACAGAAACGGAAAACCAAACAGAAGGGAAAAGACTGATCCTGCACTCCATTAGAAAGAGTCTGCGTTCTTTTGGCAGTGGGGCAGCAGAAATGCAGCGAGCCGCAGTTATAAGCCAAAGGGCTTACAGGTCAAACTCACAGCGCGCCAATACTTGTCCTCCAGTAGGCTGCGTGCCACTTGtcaggccaaaaaaaaaaaaagaatagccTCACTTAAGCTGTGTGGAATCCAAAACGATGCACCGGACTTTTATTCACATCTTTCATCCGCTGTTTGTGGAAAGATGAACAAGTGACGGCTGGCCAATTGCCCGTCGTCGCACGTCCCGTCTTCAGGCAGGTCTAAGGAGCACTTTGCACCAATTGCTGATCAAATAAACAATTTTTAGCCAATCAGCATCCTTAAATAGACTCACCCAGGGGCAACGTTAGTTTGGGCCCAAGTATGCGCGTTCTGTTGTCAGGGACATTAATAAGAAAAGGTCTTTGAATtcaaataattataaataaccATGTTAAatgaaattatatttatatataagaaGAAACATCAGAAATATTTCAGAAATTATATAACCCCTCCGCCATGTTTTTGTGGCACTAGGATTATCCGATCCATTATGGACAGCAAGTGCTCTCCCCTGGAATGCACTTAGTATCAATACATGTACTAAAAGCTTTAGATTTACCACAACCTTTTTCTCCTCTTAGCCCAATCAATTCTGGCCATGAGAAGAAATGATTGCTGTGCACCCCTAAGACCAAGGTGGCCGGGCACTCAGTACACTGTAGGTAGCTTAGACCTTTTCAAAGCTACAAAAGGTCTCAGTAGGTCTCGTATATTAACATTAAATGCTTCTGAACCACAGCTCAGCGGGAAAATAAGTATTGAGTCGGAGACAAAGCCAGAAGTCCGTCGGCTATGGTGCAGGCAGGGTctttcaaaataatataaagCTCTATGGTGAAGGCcaacaaaacattcaaaaaatgTATCTCAAATGGGGAAGGGTTTTTTCACTTCAATCAGTAGCCAAAGACGGCCCCTCTCATGGTGATCACTGAGCTTGCTTTAAAAAGGACCCGGAGTATTCTCCAGCGGGGAATTAAGCTGCTAAATTGTGTTTTCCAATTACAAAACCAAAGCATCCTTCATGTAGGAAACTCAAtatcacagaaaaaaacaggtaaaaATGAAGCCAGATTTTTCtttgattataaaaaaaaactaaaaacgtcctaaatgtaaaaagcaaaaaataagtaaattacaGCAGGTCTTAGATGAGATTAACCCCTGGAGTTCATTTATATTCTCAAACAAAACTGCACCAAAGAGCACAGAGTTATGACAACAAGCCATGTGAAAAATATTCCACTCCAAGTCCAATGTGTGCATTAAACCTCCTACACAAGTtctgaactgaaaataatgAGTGAAAATGAATGACTGAAGAAATGAGGGTAGCTTTGTGATATAATGGGTAAGAAATGGATGTGAACCATGGCTGCGTGATGCAATGAAACTGGTATAagagtatatatttttttccaacgAGCATTCCAGTAAGTGGATAcagtgcaaaataaataaaaggaagcCCTGCAATTTGGCTCTAAAGCTTCGTGTTGTCTATTTGTAAAAGCACCCAAAtcaatggaggaaaaaaaaacacattttgcaccAAAAGTTCGATTAGGAGGGAAATCTGGAGCAAAGGTCGTTGCGACAAGTTGGGAGGAAACGTGAGCCACTTGATAAGAACAAGTGCGTCAGTGAGGCATGAGTTGTGTAAGCAGCTATACTCAGCTCGCTGTTAAATATAGCACAGATATCATCTTTTAAATAACTGGAACATTGAGGGTCAGCTGTTTTCAGGCTAGCCATGCCAAACCTCCAAACGCGAACGCCGCTGCTTTGGCACACGCGGGCATCCGTAGatattgtaaacaaatcaattacCCTTATTTGCGGGGTCTCGCTAGCTTTGGATGAGATCATTTCCAGCACATCAGCTCGGAGATCCACCAGAAACTTCACGCCACCTTCGACCCTGCTTATATGGTTGAGCAGCTGCTTATAACGGGGTGTCAGGCCATATCGCAGCCGGTCTTCCACTTGCAGAATGGTCGCCAAGTCTCGTAGCTGAGCGTCCAAAAGCCTCAAGGCGAGCTCGGAGATGCCTTTGTGGTCCACTCCGAAGTCGTGCGACAGCTTCGTCAAGAAGCCgagtttctcctccttttcgAGACCCGCGTAGAAGTGCATGAACTCCAGGCTGTTGGATTCGGGGGGAGGCGGGTACTTGTCTCTCGTCTCGTACGTGGGCAAAGGTGCAACGACCCTGGCCAGTATGTCCTCCATGCCCGCGACACCGCCACGAATTGGGGTCGAGTACCGACAGACACCGTTGACGTCCGGGGCCTTCAGAGCCCCTCTGAGCACAGCCCGGTGTCGCCAGCACCGCACACCGCCTCGGAAAGCCCAGTTGGCGGGGAGGGATAGCATGATCAGCTACGTGCACCGGACACGCGACTCGCGATCACACGGCGGGGAACCGTTTCCGGGTCTCTTAAAGAGACAGTGCAGCATGTCGTGAACCCAAAGAAGGTTCATCGCAGCCagtataaaacataaaaaggctCCCTCGTGTGAATGGAAATGACTGCATATCTGGGACATCGCATTTTGTAAAGCCTTAAAGTAGTTACTAATTTGCTGCATGACTTTTATCAATGtaacaaattaaatataaatatgtttcgatgttttgtaggtttttatACATCGTGTGCCTTCAGTAAatgaatgtatatttaaaaaaaaaaactcatactAATAACAGTGTTGATGGTAAAAGACTATGTGTGTAtgcaatatatttaaaaatcacACCCAGACTCAGTACATCAATAAAATACTCCATaaatcattgtttgtttttctgtttattttgacGTGTTTTATTACAAGATCAGGAACCTCCAAATTACACAGCAAATGACAACTTGGTCataatattgaaatataaatgaCAGCCTTTTTGAAATACTTTTCCCACAAACCACAGCTGTTTAATCCGGTATGAAGAGTAACAATAAGAAGCGGATCGATAATGGAATGTTGCTGATTTCTTTCAAATTATTAGTAGCCGTTATGTGAGAGTCTGCTTCAAAGATGAATAAGACTTTACTTCTTGGAAAGAAAGGTCTATTCTTGAATCACGTAAGTAGCTTGTCAACAATGTCTTGTGAATTTCCAATCCAGTATTATGTTCTCATTGTCACGAGACTCCAAATCATATTTTGATATGGCAGCTGCCACAATTGAAACCCAGTAGGCCGTCTTCATTACTTCACTTTTGAACAtaaaagagggaaaataaaacatgtaataatTCAGGTCCTCTAATAACTGCCAGTGTGTTTCACTAGCTAATAGTGACTAGTTTACTATGTATTTGAATGAGAATAGAGTAAACGGTTGTTTAACCAGCAGCATGCAATaacttattttacttttttaaagctTTGCTACGTTAATGTAACCTTAGTTGTGATTAGGTTCAGCATCAGACTACCATTTAGGAAACTACCTAGTCACAGCCTTCTTCTCTGTTGGAATCCATCGTCCGGGTGAAAACATCAAGCATTTTATGTTTGAAAAAGGTTGATTGCTTCCTTTTTGACATACTTTGGGTATATTAACCACTTAATAATGTCATCCACTTAAGATTTTTTATAAGAATAAAGTATAAAGATATTAAAACTGTATTTGTTAGGTGCAGTGACctattttgatattttgttgtatttctttttttttgtcaagtgaaggaatatataataaattattttcttGCTAAATATATTTTATCCTCATAGATTAAGTCAAGaagctgaaatatttttttataatgacaCATTTTGTAATAGTCTTATGCTGATTTTTCCCTCAGACAAGAACACAATTATGGTAGGAATAAAATTTTCCAAAGATAACAACAATTGCTAAATTGTTTCAGAATGATCCATTAAAGACCCAtagtaagacaaaaaaaatactgcGGAGAATACGAGAACAATTAGCTGTAGAATGTGCTACCGTAATGTAAACCTTATAACTGGAGTAAATAGGATTTAATCAGGAGCCAAACTAAGGTGACAAATGTCTTTGTCCCTTTTTATGTATATGATCTTTCTGCCActttataaacaataaaaggacACTGTAAGGGAAAACAATCTATAGTATAAATTGTACCTCATCCATTCAAGACCATTCCAATTATTACTCTtattaatcttttaaaacgtgacATTAATATGTAGGTAGGCCTAAAAACCATTATTACCTGACCAATCAAAAATGATTAATAGTTAATTTCAGCGTTAACTAACGCCAAAGGGGAAAACGGACTCCAACGACAGACATGAAAGAACGGGTCACAGAATACGACGTAACACCCCCGAAATCACGCTCATGTGTCAACTCCCGGAAGtccctcagccaatcaggatgCAGCTGGTCACCGAGGCGCGCTCAATTCAACTCAGGAACTGCAAGCGAAAGGAATCCGGGTCACCCGAGGTTTCCACTGTGCGTCTCTGTGAAGGTTGAAGGGAACTGCCAAAGAAGTTTGTATTTTTACGATACATAACGTTAGCTCGTCTTTTCTTGGCATTACAAGTGGCGAGCCAACAACACAGCAAACTCCCGTGTTACTGCAACGTCCCGAACACGCGTTTAAGCCAATGGACCGCACCGTTAAAATGAACGCAATTAACGGCTCTGGTCGCGTTGGCTAACGTTCACGAGCTAGCTTAATTTAGCTtaacttgggggggggggggacttgtggttggttttgcactgtgaactgAACTGTTTCACCCGTCGCGCTGAACCATTTCTCGCTGTGCCCCGCGGAGGGCCGTGCGAACGATGGCAAGAAAGAATGAGGCTAAAGAAAACGGGAAGGCCAGACTGAAAGCGAAGACGCCGAAGAAGCGCAGAGACTATGAAAACGATGGAGCCACGGGATATGCGACctggaacaggtgtgtgtgtgtgtgtgtgtgtgtgtgtgtgtggcaactCAACTACTATACACACTGACACCTGATGTTacataaaagcagaagaagacattttcacacatgttgattttaattttaaaacgtGTTAATATAAATATGCTTTCAGATGATAATGAAGTGGGTGATTTCTTTacagtatgtatttattttattgttgtaaattactttaaaagtaattttagAGTGTACCATGAAACCTTTTGTTGGATGACCAGCAAACTTCTATAAAGTCATTGAGAAACAACAACTTGAGCGAGTGGCTCAACTGAAATTATAATACTGATTTACTGCAGCTGACCTGTCTACAAACAGAAGAAGCCCTGCTGAAATAAAGATGCACCAGTTATTTAACGAGCTACAGTTTAGCCTGAACTTCATTGTAATCCCATCATAAGTCATATTTAAAATAACGGTTACCTTGCCATAGATGTTTAAGCAGCTCTCTTACAATACATGCCTATGACCCGACTCCAGCACAACGCTTCACATTCTTGCAATGGTGATAAATCGGGCAAGAAAGCGTGAGAGGCACGTGGCACGATGTGCTGGAGGATACACACATGAGTGTGTTATCAACAGAACGTTATGCCGGCCCGAGTTGCTGTGCAGGCCAGTGGCATTGAGAGCGTGCATGAAATTCATTTGAAGATGGAGTACAGTGGCCACTCCATCTTCATTTGAATATATTAATTTACCTTGATATCTGATGCGTTCATTACCATGCACATATGAGCAGACAAATGAATGTGGAGCGATCTGTCATTGGCTTGTGTAATTGATTGGAGCAGGGAGATGAATAGACACCTGAAAGCGCTACTGGCA
The DNA window shown above is from Gasterosteus aculeatus chromosome X, fGasAcu3.hap1.1, whole genome shotgun sequence and carries:
- the LOC120809505 gene encoding malonyl-CoA decarboxylase, mitochondrial; this encodes MLSLPANWAFRGGVRCWRHRAVLRGALKAPDVNGVCRYSTPIRGGVAGMEDILARVVAPLPTYETRDKYPPPPESNSLEFMHFYAGLEKEEKLGFLTKLSHDFGVDHKGISELALRLLDAQLRDLATILQVEDRLRYGLTPRYKQLLNHISRVEGGVKFLVDLRADVLEMISSKASETPQIRDLNGTLKSLLSEWFSVGLLRLERITWQSPCDILQRISQYEAVHPVRNWTDLKRRVGPYRRCYAFTHAAMPGEPLVVLHVALTEDISDNIQSIVREFATLDSEEDVNKINAAIFYSISSTQAGLQGVELGNYLIKRVVRELQSEFPHMAQFSSLSPIPGFSSWLQGLLGQCKKEGRGSDLLSEQEWEQVEQAVDSAPGPAAIEALRKLIATGEWTRSERLTRVLEPVLMRLCAWYLYGEKRRGYALNPVANFHLQNGATMWRLNWSADTSPRGVANSCGIMVNYRYFLNETSKNSALYLQNKVISASEQLVGLVSQFQKSSKL